A genomic window from Streptococcus sanguinis includes:
- a CDS encoding oxygen-independent coproporphyrinogen III oxidase, with protein MQTKPTSAYVHIPFCTQICYYCDFSKVFIKNQPVDSYLDHLIEEYDSYDIKKLRTLYIGGGTPTALSAPQLAFLLEKLTDKLDLSYLEELTIEANPGDLDQEKIAVLKASPVNRVSLGVQTFNDRMLKQIGRSHLEKDIYENIANLKKAGFDNISIDLIYALPKQTMEDVKTNVAKAIALDIPHMSLYSLILENHTVFMNRMRRGKLPLPKEDLEAEMFDYIIAELEKAGFEHYEISNFSKSGFESRHNLMYWDNAEYYGIGAGASGYVDGVRYKNHGPIRHYLQAVEAGNARVQEEVLTLNEKMEEEMFLGLRKKSGVSKKRFEEKFGLSFEGQYGAVVSELTEQGLLVPDRDIVRMTKQGLFLGDTVAEKFILE; from the coding sequence ATGCAAACCAAACCGACTTCTGCTTATGTGCATATTCCTTTTTGTACTCAGATTTGTTATTACTGCGATTTTTCCAAGGTTTTTATCAAAAACCAGCCGGTAGATTCTTATCTGGATCATTTGATTGAGGAGTATGATTCTTACGATATCAAAAAGCTCCGTACCCTCTATATCGGTGGAGGGACTCCGACAGCTCTATCTGCGCCTCAATTAGCCTTTTTGTTGGAAAAGCTAACGGACAAGCTGGACTTGTCTTATCTTGAAGAGCTGACCATTGAAGCCAATCCCGGGGATTTGGATCAGGAGAAGATTGCTGTACTCAAAGCCTCGCCTGTCAATCGGGTTTCGCTGGGCGTACAGACTTTCAATGACCGCATGCTTAAGCAAATTGGCCGCAGTCACTTGGAAAAGGACATCTACGAGAATATTGCCAATCTCAAAAAAGCAGGTTTTGATAATATCTCGATTGATCTGATTTATGCCCTGCCCAAGCAGACCATGGAAGATGTGAAAACCAATGTAGCCAAGGCTATTGCCCTGGACATTCCCCACATGAGTTTGTACAGCTTGATTTTGGAAAATCATACGGTCTTTATGAATCGGATGCGACGAGGAAAGCTGCCTCTGCCCAAGGAAGATTTAGAAGCAGAGATGTTTGACTACATTATAGCTGAGCTAGAAAAGGCCGGCTTCGAGCATTATGAGATTTCCAACTTTTCCAAGTCAGGCTTTGAGAGCCGCCACAATCTCATGTACTGGGACAATGCGGAGTATTATGGTATTGGAGCGGGAGCGTCTGGCTATGTCGATGGTGTTCGCTATAAAAACCACGGGCCGATTCGTCATTATCTGCAGGCGGTTGAAGCGGGCAATGCGCGAGTACAGGAAGAAGTGCTGACGCTGAACGAAAAGATGGAAGAAGAAATGTTTCTAGGACTGCGCAAGAAGTCAGGTGTTTCTAAAAAGCGCTTCGAGGAAAAATTCGGTCTTTCCTTTGAAGGCCAGTACGGAGCTGTTGTGTCTGAGCTGACTGAGCAGGGCTTGCTAGTGCCAGACAGAGATATCGTGCGCATGACCAAACAAGGCCTCTTTTTGGGCGATACGGTTGCTGAGAAATTTATATTGGAGTAA
- a CDS encoding glutamate 5-kinase — translation MKAKRIVFKVGTSSLTNSDGSLSRAKVKEITRQLALLHEAGHELILVSSGAIAAGFSSLGFKKRPTKVADKQASAAVGQGLLLEEYTTNLLLKQIISAQILLTQDDFADKRRYKNAHQALSVLLNRGAIPIINENDTVAIEELKVGDNDTLSAQVAAMVQADLLVLLTDVDGLYTANPSTNPDARRLEKIERISSELIDMAGGAGTSNGTGGMLTKIKAATLATMSGVPVYICSSLKTDALLEAVEETKDGSLFLAQEKGLKTQKQWLAFYAKSQGEIYVDQGAADALRNKGKSLLVSGLVSVSGSFSYQDTVTVYEEGSGAILGKGRVRFGKSALKDMLKSNKPKGVVIHRDDWISLTPELNDLFAEF, via the coding sequence ATGAAAGCAAAGCGAATCGTATTTAAGGTGGGGACTTCGTCATTGACAAACTCAGATGGCAGTCTGTCACGCGCCAAAGTAAAGGAAATTACTCGGCAGTTGGCTCTCTTGCATGAGGCGGGACATGAGTTGATCTTGGTCTCATCAGGAGCCATTGCAGCAGGTTTTTCTTCTCTGGGCTTTAAAAAGCGACCGACTAAGGTAGCGGATAAACAGGCATCAGCTGCTGTTGGACAGGGTTTGCTTTTGGAGGAATATACAACCAATCTTCTTTTGAAGCAAATCATTTCTGCTCAGATTCTTTTGACCCAGGATGATTTTGCAGATAAGCGGCGTTACAAGAACGCCCATCAGGCCTTGTCTGTCTTGCTGAATCGTGGAGCTATTCCTATCATCAATGAAAATGACACGGTGGCCATTGAGGAACTCAAGGTCGGGGATAATGATACACTGAGTGCGCAGGTAGCGGCTATGGTTCAGGCGGATCTCTTGGTACTTCTGACAGATGTAGACGGACTGTACACAGCCAATCCCTCTACCAATCCAGATGCACGCCGGCTTGAAAAGATTGAGAGGATTAGCTCTGAGCTGATTGATATGGCAGGCGGTGCGGGAACGAGCAATGGCACTGGCGGCATGCTGACAAAGATCAAGGCAGCGACGCTTGCGACCATGTCTGGTGTTCCGGTCTATATCTGCTCCTCACTCAAGACTGATGCTCTGCTGGAAGCTGTGGAGGAAACCAAGGATGGCAGCCTCTTTCTAGCCCAGGAAAAAGGTCTAAAAACGCAGAAGCAATGGCTGGCTTTCTATGCTAAAAGTCAAGGGGAAATCTATGTAGATCAAGGAGCAGCCGACGCTCTCAGAAATAAGGGGAAAAGTTTGTTGGTATCCGGTCTTGTATCTGTATCGGGGAGCTTTTCCTATCAGGATACGGTGACTGTTTATGAAGAAGGCAGTGGAGCTATTCTTGGTAAAGGGCGCGTGCGTTTTGGCAAGTCAGCTCTTAAAGATATGCTCAAGTCCAATAAACCTAAAGGTGTCGTCATTCATCGGGATGACTGGATTTCTCTGACACCGGAGTTGAATGATTTATTTGCAGAATTTTAG
- a CDS encoding glutamate-5-semialdehyde dehydrogenase: MTSTQAIFEKIQKVKKTINTATTAEKNHALEEMAKQLWLSRADILAANEADMTAAKGKISDVMLDRLYLDEERIAAMAEGIRQLIDLEDPVGQVLERTELENGLVISKQRVAMGVIGIIYESRPNVTSDAAALALKSGSAVVLRSGKDAYQTALAIVTALKKGLAQTEISPDCIQLVSDTSRASAQAMMKAKGYLDLLIPRGGAGLIQAVVENATVPVIETGTGIVHVYVDKDADQDKALAIIENAKTSRPSVCNAMEVLLVHEEIAAEFLPRLQKMLVTDRDVAQENPVELRLDENAAQYISGTQAKSEDFDTEFLDYILAVKLVSSLEEAVEHIEAHSTHHSDAIVTENDAAAAYFTEQVDSAAVYVNASTRFTDGGQFGLGCEMGISTQKLHARGPMGLKELTSYKYVIQGTGQVRK, from the coding sequence ATGACCTCAACACAAGCAATTTTTGAAAAGATTCAGAAAGTCAAGAAGACAATCAATACGGCCACAACGGCTGAGAAAAACCATGCTTTGGAAGAAATGGCAAAGCAGCTCTGGCTTTCTCGTGCGGATATTTTAGCAGCCAATGAAGCGGATATGACCGCAGCTAAAGGTAAGATTTCAGATGTGATGCTGGATCGCCTCTATCTGGATGAGGAGCGGATTGCGGCTATGGCAGAGGGGATTCGTCAGCTGATTGACTTAGAGGATCCTGTAGGGCAAGTCTTGGAAAGGACCGAGCTTGAGAACGGCCTTGTCATCAGTAAACAGCGGGTGGCCATGGGCGTGATTGGGATTATCTACGAAAGCCGGCCTAATGTCACTTCTGACGCTGCGGCTCTGGCTCTAAAAAGTGGTAGTGCAGTCGTTCTCAGAAGTGGAAAGGATGCCTATCAGACAGCGCTGGCTATTGTCACAGCTTTAAAAAAAGGCTTAGCTCAGACGGAGATTTCGCCGGATTGTATCCAGTTGGTTTCTGATACCAGTCGGGCTTCAGCCCAGGCTATGATGAAGGCCAAGGGCTATCTGGATTTGCTCATTCCTCGTGGTGGCGCCGGACTGATTCAGGCGGTCGTGGAAAATGCGACTGTGCCGGTTATTGAGACAGGTACTGGAATCGTCCATGTCTATGTAGATAAGGATGCTGATCAAGACAAGGCCTTGGCCATTATTGAGAATGCCAAGACCAGTCGCCCTTCTGTCTGCAATGCTATGGAAGTATTGCTGGTCCATGAAGAAATTGCAGCTGAATTTTTACCACGTTTACAGAAGATGCTGGTGACAGATCGTGATGTTGCGCAAGAAAACCCTGTTGAATTACGTTTGGATGAGAATGCAGCTCAATATATCTCTGGAACACAAGCTAAATCGGAAGATTTTGACACCGAATTTTTGGACTATATCTTAGCGGTCAAGCTGGTTTCTTCGCTGGAAGAAGCGGTGGAGCATATTGAAGCTCACAGCACCCATCACTCGGATGCCATTGTGACGGAGAACGATGCAGCGGCAGCTTACTTCACAGAGCAGGTGGATAGCGCAGCAGTTTATGTCAATGCTTCAACCCGCTTTACAGATGGCGGTCAATTTGGCCTTGGCTGCGAAATGGGGATTTCTACTCAAAAATTGCATGCTAGAGGTCCTATGGGGCTGAAAGAGCTGACCAGCTATAAGTACGTCATCCAAGGGACTGGTCAAGTGAGGAAATAA
- the proC gene encoding pyrroline-5-carboxylate reductase → MKIGFIGLGNMGGSLARLVAQDERFRSELLLANRSREKAEKIAAEVGGQPVSNKEVFAQAEVIFLGIKPAQFADLLTEYQEVLEKRESLLLVSMAAGLTLEILEKLTPSHHRWIRIMPNTPVAVGEGVVTYSLSQQANQADEDLLWELLSSAGLLVKLEEKQLDAATALAGCGPAFVYLFIEALADAGVRTGLSRDISLQLANQTLLGAAKLSQVSGKHPAQLKDQVCSPAGSTIAGVASLEENAFRGTVMDAVQAAYKRTQELGRK, encoded by the coding sequence ATGAAAATTGGATTTATCGGTCTGGGAAATATGGGCGGCAGTTTAGCCCGTCTAGTTGCCCAAGATGAAAGATTTAGAAGCGAATTACTACTAGCCAATCGCAGTCGTGAAAAGGCTGAAAAGATTGCTGCGGAAGTTGGTGGGCAGCCGGTCAGTAATAAAGAAGTTTTTGCTCAGGCAGAGGTGATTTTTCTGGGAATCAAACCAGCTCAATTTGCTGACTTGCTGACTGAATATCAGGAAGTTCTAGAAAAACGGGAATCTCTTTTGCTGGTTTCCATGGCTGCTGGTCTGACCTTGGAAATATTAGAAAAATTGACACCTAGCCACCATCGTTGGATTCGGATAATGCCTAATACACCGGTAGCTGTAGGTGAGGGGGTTGTTACCTATAGCTTATCCCAGCAGGCGAATCAAGCGGATGAAGACTTGTTGTGGGAACTTCTGTCTTCTGCTGGCCTTTTAGTCAAACTAGAGGAAAAGCAGTTGGATGCTGCCACGGCCCTTGCTGGCTGTGGACCAGCTTTCGTCTATCTCTTTATAGAGGCTTTAGCTGATGCGGGTGTCCGAACAGGACTCAGTCGCGATATATCCCTGCAGCTAGCCAATCAGACCCTCTTGGGTGCTGCCAAGCTAAGTCAGGTCAGTGGGAAACATCCGGCTCAACTCAAAGACCAGGTCTGCAGTCCGGCCGGTTCGACCATCGCTGGGGTAGCCAGTCTGGAAGAAAATGCCTTTCGAGGAACAGTCATGGATGCCGTTCAAGCTGCCTACAAGAGGACGCAGGAGTTGGGGAGGAAGTGA
- a CDS encoding GNAT family N-acetyltransferase, whose protein sequence is MRQMQISIYSALPEKEKQALFELVQECNKADGGYRLPYLDNNYNAVPEMPAFFLAEMDGQTIGFLSVYADEPGQAEVSLYVLPSYRRQGVANQLLAAFRKVADKYALTEIEYVAERAFLNDQPDYARRFDYQEDESEIWLAQPAQTFPLEEKEGIEVLQGSLDLAEEIADFQSQVFETLLDVALKYAREAVSSASSLLYILKKDGRVVASVSVDTDFGTNYFFGLAVDQDFQGQGLGSYLLLASMQDLNELNGQEFQIVVEKQNARALKLYKKLGFKEMTEVVYLKEK, encoded by the coding sequence GTGAGACAGATGCAGATAAGTATTTATAGTGCATTACCTGAGAAAGAAAAGCAGGCATTGTTTGAATTAGTTCAAGAGTGTAATAAGGCAGACGGAGGCTATCGACTGCCCTATCTGGATAATAATTATAATGCAGTTCCTGAAATGCCAGCCTTCTTCTTGGCTGAGATGGATGGTCAAACCATCGGCTTTTTATCTGTCTACGCGGATGAACCCGGTCAAGCAGAGGTGTCTCTCTATGTTCTACCGTCGTATCGCCGTCAGGGTGTAGCTAATCAGCTCCTAGCTGCTTTTAGAAAAGTGGCAGATAAGTACGCTTTGACCGAGATTGAGTATGTAGCAGAGCGGGCCTTTTTGAACGATCAACCTGATTATGCTCGGAGATTTGATTACCAAGAGGATGAATCAGAAATCTGGCTGGCACAGCCTGCTCAAACTTTTCCTCTGGAAGAAAAAGAAGGGATAGAGGTCTTGCAGGGAAGTTTGGACTTAGCAGAGGAGATTGCAGACTTTCAGTCCCAAGTCTTTGAGACACTGCTAGATGTTGCTTTGAAATATGCCAGAGAAGCCGTCAGCAGCGCATCCAGCTTGCTCTATATCCTGAAAAAAGATGGTCGGGTTGTGGCTTCAGTATCAGTTGATACGGATTTTGGGACCAATTATTTCTTTGGATTGGCGGTTGATCAAGATTTTCAGGGTCAGGGGCTAGGAAGCTATCTCTTGCTTGCAAGTATGCAGGATTTGAATGAGCTAAATGGACAGGAGTTTCAGATTGTCGTAGAAAAGCAGAATGCCCGAGCTTTGAAACTCTATAAAAAGCTAGGCTTCAAAGAGATGACAGAGGTTGTTTATCTAAAAGAAAAATAG
- a CDS encoding TIGR01457 family HAD-type hydrolase produces the protein MTYKGYLIDLDGTIYKGKSRIPAGEAFVHELQKRKIPYLFVTNNTTRTPEAVQTMLAENFNIETPLETIYTATLATIDYMQEKNLGKKVYVIGDVGLKHAIEEAGYIEDIENPDYVVVGLDWEVDYEKLTIATLAVQKGAHFIGTNPDLNIPTERGLQPGAGAINALLEAATRVEPTFIGKPNAIIMEKAIEHLGLAREEVVMVGDNYLTDIRAGIDNGIPTLLVTTGFTLPEEVPNLPIQPTHVLSSLAEWDFDA, from the coding sequence ATGACTTATAAAGGATATTTGATTGATTTAGACGGGACGATTTATAAGGGCAAGAGTCGGATTCCGGCTGGTGAAGCTTTTGTGCATGAGTTACAAAAGCGCAAGATTCCCTATCTTTTCGTGACCAATAACACTACTCGCACTCCAGAAGCAGTGCAGACCATGCTGGCTGAAAATTTTAATATTGAGACGCCACTTGAGACTATTTACACAGCTACTTTAGCTACCATTGATTATATGCAGGAGAAAAATCTGGGCAAGAAAGTCTACGTTATCGGAGATGTCGGACTTAAACATGCCATTGAAGAAGCTGGATATATAGAGGATATAGAAAATCCTGACTATGTTGTAGTGGGTCTGGACTGGGAAGTGGACTATGAGAAGCTGACAATAGCGACTCTGGCCGTTCAAAAAGGTGCTCACTTTATCGGGACCAATCCTGATCTCAATATTCCAACGGAGCGAGGTCTGCAGCCGGGAGCGGGTGCTATCAACGCCCTCTTGGAAGCAGCTACTCGGGTTGAGCCGACCTTTATCGGCAAGCCAAATGCCATCATCATGGAAAAAGCCATAGAGCATTTAGGACTGGCGCGTGAGGAAGTGGTCATGGTCGGTGATAACTACCTGACAGATATTCGAGCGGGAATCGACAATGGCATTCCGACCCTCTTGGTTACGACAGGCTTTACCTTGCCAGAAGAAGTGCCCAATCTGCCAATCCAGCCGACGCATGTCTTGTCCAGTCTAGCGGAGTGGGACTTCGATGCGTGA
- a CDS encoding LysR family transcriptional regulator, which yields MNIQQLRYVVAIANSGTFREAAEKMYVSQPSLSISVRDLEKELGFKIFRRTSSGTFLTRRGMEFYEKAQDLVKGFDVFQNQYANPEEERDEFSIASQHYDFLPPLITQFSQTYPEYKNFRIFESTTVQILDEVAQGHSEIGIIYLNNQNTKGIMQRVEKLGLEVVELIPFQTHIYLREDHPLTQKNELVMEDLAALPTVRFTQEKDEYLYYSENFVDTSASSQMFNVTDRATLNGILERTDAYATGSGFLDSNSVNGITVIKLRDNLDNHMVYVKREDVELTQVGEDFVSVMKEYFAQKK from the coding sequence ATGAATATTCAACAATTGCGTTATGTGGTTGCCATTGCTAACAGTGGGACCTTTCGAGAAGCTGCGGAAAAAATGTATGTCAGCCAGCCTAGTCTGTCTATCTCTGTCCGTGATTTGGAAAAGGAGCTGGGCTTCAAGATTTTTCGTCGGACCAGCAGTGGTACTTTTCTGACTCGCCGAGGAATGGAGTTTTATGAAAAAGCTCAAGACTTGGTCAAGGGTTTTGATGTTTTTCAAAATCAATATGCAAATCCTGAGGAGGAGCGGGATGAGTTTTCAATTGCCAGCCAGCACTATGATTTTCTGCCGCCTTTGATTACACAATTTTCTCAGACCTATCCTGAGTATAAGAACTTCCGGATTTTTGAGTCAACAACTGTGCAGATCCTAGACGAAGTCGCGCAAGGCCACAGTGAAATTGGCATTATCTACCTCAATAATCAGAATACCAAAGGCATTATGCAGCGGGTGGAAAAGCTAGGCTTGGAAGTAGTGGAGCTAATTCCTTTTCAGACTCACATTTACCTGCGGGAAGATCATCCTCTGACTCAAAAAAATGAGCTAGTCATGGAAGATTTGGCTGCTCTGCCGACTGTTCGCTTCACCCAGGAAAAGGACGAGTATCTCTATTATTCAGAGAACTTTGTCGATACCAGTGCCAGTTCCCAGATGTTTAATGTGACGGACCGAGCGACTTTGAATGGGATTTTGGAGCGGACTGATGCTTATGCGACTGGATCTGGCTTTTTGGACAGCAATAGTGTAAATGGTATTACCGTCATCAAGCTTCGTGACAACTTGGACAACCACATGGTCTATGTCAAGCGTGAAGATGTGGAGTTGACTCAGGTCGGAGAAGACTTCGTATCAGTTATGAAAGAGTATTTTGCGCAGAAAAAATAA
- a CDS encoding RluA family pseudouridine synthase has product MEVRIDASVAGQRLDKAVAELTDLSRSLANEQIKDGQILVNGQAKKAKYAVKEGDVITYELPEPEVVEYVAEDIPLEIIYQDEDVAVVNKPQGMVVHPSAGHTSGTLVNALMYHIKDLSGINGVLRPGIVHRIDKDTSGLLMIAKNDQAHVALADELKDKKSLRKYWAIVHGNLPNDRGVIEAPIGRSEKDRKKQTVTAKGKPALTRFQVLERFGDYTLVELQLETGRTHQIRVHMAYIGHPVAGDEVYGPRKTLKGHGQFLHARTLGFTHPRTGEVLEFTAEAPAVFQETLEKLRQE; this is encoded by the coding sequence ATGGAAGTAAGAATTGATGCCTCGGTAGCTGGTCAGCGATTGGACAAGGCGGTGGCAGAGCTGACAGACCTGTCAAGGAGCTTGGCTAATGAACAGATTAAGGACGGCCAGATTTTGGTCAATGGACAAGCCAAAAAAGCCAAATACGCTGTCAAAGAAGGCGATGTCATCACCTATGAACTGCCTGAACCAGAAGTAGTCGAATATGTGGCAGAGGATATTCCGCTAGAAATCATCTATCAAGATGAGGATGTGGCAGTCGTTAATAAACCTCAGGGCATGGTGGTCCATCCTTCTGCAGGCCATACCAGCGGTACGCTAGTCAACGCCCTTATGTACCACATCAAAGACCTGTCCGGAATCAATGGAGTTCTCCGGCCGGGGATTGTCCATCGGATTGACAAGGACACTTCAGGACTTCTGATGATAGCAAAAAATGACCAAGCCCATGTGGCTCTGGCTGATGAGCTCAAGGATAAGAAATCCCTTCGCAAATATTGGGCTATTGTTCATGGAAATCTGCCTAATGACCGTGGAGTGATTGAAGCACCGATTGGCCGCAGTGAAAAGGACCGCAAGAAGCAGACTGTGACGGCAAAAGGCAAGCCGGCTCTGACGCGTTTCCAAGTCTTGGAACGTTTTGGTGACTATACTCTGGTTGAGCTTCAACTGGAAACGGGACGGACTCATCAGATCCGCGTCCACATGGCCTATATTGGTCATCCAGTAGCTGGTGATGAAGTTTATGGACCGCGTAAGACCTTAAAAGGACATGGACAGTTTTTGCACGCGCGAACGCTGGGCTTTACCCATCCTCGAACTGGTGAAGTGCTGGAATTTACAGCTGAAGCGCCAGCCGTTTTCCAAGAAACCTTGGAGAAATTGCGACAAGAATAG
- a CDS encoding acyl-[acyl-carrier-protein] thioesterase, producing the protein MGLTYQMKMKIPFDMADMNGHIKLPDVILLSLQVSGMQSIELGVSDKDMLEQHNLVWIITDYDIDVTRLPRFAEEITIETEALTYNRLFCYRRFTIFDEAGEAIIQMMATFVLMDRDSRKVRAVDPEIVAPYQSEFSKKLLRGPKYPDLENPVSKDYHVRFYDLDMNGHVNNSKYLDWIFEVMGADFLTRHIPKKVHLKYVKEVRPGGMIASSYDLEGLQSNHQISSDGEVNAQALVTWQEFKQENEEE; encoded by the coding sequence ATGGGCTTAACTTATCAAATGAAAATGAAAATTCCTTTTGATATGGCAGATATGAATGGCCATATCAAGCTGCCGGATGTTATCCTGCTGTCCTTGCAGGTATCGGGGATGCAGTCGATCGAGCTTGGCGTCAGTGACAAGGATATGCTGGAGCAGCATAACCTTGTCTGGATTATCACGGACTATGATATTGATGTGACACGACTGCCGCGATTTGCAGAGGAAATTACCATTGAAACAGAAGCTTTGACCTACAATCGACTCTTTTGCTACCGTCGCTTCACAATTTTTGATGAAGCGGGTGAAGCCATTATTCAGATGATGGCAACCTTTGTTCTCATGGACCGGGATAGCCGCAAGGTTCGTGCCGTTGATCCGGAGATTGTAGCGCCATATCAATCTGAGTTTTCCAAGAAATTACTGCGCGGTCCTAAGTATCCAGACTTGGAAAATCCTGTCAGCAAGGACTACCATGTACGCTTTTACGACTTGGATATGAATGGCCATGTCAATAATAGCAAGTATCTGGACTGGATCTTTGAGGTTATGGGAGCAGATTTCCTCACCCGGCACATTCCCAAGAAAGTCCATCTCAAGTATGTCAAGGAAGTCCGTCCGGGCGGCATGATTGCTTCTAGCTATGACCTAGAAGGTCTCCAGAGCAATCACCAAATTTCCAGTGATGGTGAAGTCAATGCTCAGGCTTTAGTGACCTGGCAAGAGTTTAAACAAGAGAATGAGGAAGAGTAG
- a CDS encoding signal peptidase II produces MKRKIIIPFAVLVLIALDQLVKLHIVSDFKLGQVKSFIPHLVSLTYLQNTGAAFSMLENQQWLFTLVTFLVIGGAVYYLIKHLHASKWMLSGLTLVIAGGLGNFIDRIRQGFVVDMFQLDFINFAIFNVADMYLTFGVAILLLMILKEEKDGSKN; encoded by the coding sequence ATGAAAAGAAAAATTATTATTCCTTTTGCAGTCTTGGTTCTTATTGCTTTGGACCAGCTGGTCAAGTTACATATTGTCAGCGATTTTAAGCTGGGGCAGGTCAAGAGTTTCATTCCGCATCTGGTGAGTCTGACCTATCTTCAGAATACCGGCGCAGCCTTTTCCATGCTGGAAAACCAGCAATGGCTCTTTACTTTGGTGACATTTTTGGTCATCGGCGGAGCTGTTTACTACCTCATCAAGCACCTCCATGCCTCAAAGTGGATGCTGTCTGGGCTGACCTTGGTGATTGCTGGCGGTTTAGGGAACTTTATTGATCGGATACGTCAAGGTTTTGTTGTGGACATGTTTCAGTTAGATTTTATTAATTTTGCTATTTTCAATGTAGCAGATATGTATCTGACCTTTGGTGTGGCTATTTTACTGCTGATGATTTTGAAGGAAGAAAAAGATGGAAGTAAGAATTGA
- a CDS encoding TIGR01906 family membrane protein has translation MRDKVRFSASVLCLLAAAILLTIYLAWLLYPMEISYFRLSDKVHLKADTIQYNFNILMNYLTNPFSQKLAMPDFRSSAAGLHHFQAVKYLFHLAQAIFLITLPAFIFFIKKVVKKGFLGLYRRAFLVISLLPLVLAGLAFLIGFNNFFTLFHQVLFAGDNTWMFDPAKDPVIWILPEEFFMHAFILFALLYEGIFLTLYFLSRKGKKQI, from the coding sequence ATGCGTGATAAGGTAAGATTTTCAGCAAGCGTCTTGTGCTTGTTGGCAGCAGCAATATTGCTAACCATTTATCTGGCTTGGCTCTTATACCCAATGGAGATTTCTTATTTCAGGTTGTCCGATAAGGTGCATCTGAAGGCTGATACTATCCAGTATAATTTCAACATTTTGATGAATTACCTGACCAATCCTTTTAGTCAGAAACTGGCGATGCCGGATTTTCGCTCGTCAGCAGCAGGGCTGCATCATTTTCAGGCGGTCAAGTATCTTTTTCACTTGGCGCAAGCTATTTTTCTAATAACTTTGCCGGCCTTTATCTTCTTTATCAAAAAAGTAGTCAAAAAGGGATTTTTAGGTCTCTACAGACGGGCTTTTCTAGTGATCAGCCTTTTGCCGCTCGTTCTAGCTGGACTGGCCTTTCTGATTGGCTTTAATAATTTTTTTACACTCTTTCATCAAGTTCTCTTTGCTGGAGACAATACCTGGATGTTTGACCCGGCCAAGGATCCAGTTATTTGGATTCTGCCAGAAGAATTTTTTATGCATGCCTTTATTCTTTTCGCTCTTCTTTACGAGGGAATCTTTTTGACCTTGTATTTCTTGAGCAGAAAGGGTAAAAAGCAAATTTAA